A region of Thermobifida halotolerans DNA encodes the following proteins:
- a CDS encoding Rrf2 family transcriptional regulator → MRLTVFTDLSLRIVMRLAVAEEEALTTRSVAAMMAVPYTHAAKAVARLSEMGLVEARRGRGGGLRLTRAGFSATVGSIVRELEGAGDVVGCEDDPPCPLREACRLRGELRRAQEAFFAALDEVTVESLVASPTGKILVALQPPEQTP, encoded by the coding sequence ATGCGTCTGACCGTTTTCACCGACCTGTCGCTGCGTATCGTGATGCGATTGGCCGTCGCCGAGGAGGAGGCGCTCACCACGCGCTCGGTGGCCGCGATGATGGCCGTTCCCTACACGCACGCGGCCAAGGCCGTGGCGCGGCTCAGTGAGATGGGTCTGGTGGAGGCGCGGCGGGGGCGCGGCGGCGGACTGCGGCTCACCCGGGCGGGGTTCTCGGCGACCGTCGGCTCGATCGTCCGGGAGTTGGAGGGCGCGGGGGACGTCGTGGGGTGCGAGGACGATCCGCCCTGTCCGCTGCGGGAGGCCTGTCGGCTGCGCGGCGAGCTGCGTCGGGCGCAGGAGGCGTTCTTCGCGGCACTGGACGAGGTGACCGTCGAGTCGCTTGTGGCGAGTCCCACAGGGAAGATTCTGGTGGCGCTCCAGCCTCCCGAGCAGACGCCGTAG
- a CDS encoding globin domain-containing protein gives MLSPQSAEIVRATLPVVGAHLDQITARFYATMFADRPELLDGLFNRANQANGEQRRALAGSIAGFATALLDRPDERPDAMLARIAHKHAAVGVTEDQYVVVHKYLFGAIADVLGEAVTPEVAAAWDEVYWLMGGALIAMEARIYAEKGAVNGRTWREWTIVDRREETPDVVSLTLRPDDDAPLPEVRPGQYVSVRMRMPDGVHQLRQYSVSGGDERSRRITVKRVRGGRGAPDGEMSTLLHADARVGDRLTVSAPFGDVVLTDGDRPLVLVSAGIGCTPIVGMLHHLAATGATRRVLALHADRSRDAHALREETAELVDALPRAERIVWYEEGDGGRTGRMDLGDVEIPADAEVYLCGPVPFMRDARAQILAAGVSARAVHYEVFGPDLWLPES, from the coding sequence ATGCTGTCACCGCAGTCCGCCGAGATCGTCCGTGCCACGCTCCCGGTCGTGGGAGCCCACCTCGACCAGATCACCGCCCGTTTCTACGCGACGATGTTCGCGGACCGTCCCGAACTGCTCGACGGTCTGTTCAACCGGGCCAACCAGGCCAACGGGGAGCAGCGCAGGGCACTCGCCGGGTCCATCGCCGGATTCGCCACCGCGCTGCTGGACCGTCCCGACGAGCGCCCCGACGCCATGCTGGCGCGGATCGCCCACAAGCACGCCGCCGTCGGGGTCACCGAGGACCAGTACGTCGTCGTACACAAGTACCTGTTCGGCGCGATCGCCGACGTCCTGGGCGAGGCCGTCACCCCCGAGGTCGCCGCTGCCTGGGACGAGGTGTACTGGCTGATGGGCGGCGCGCTGATCGCGATGGAGGCCCGGATCTACGCCGAGAAGGGCGCCGTCAACGGCCGCACCTGGCGGGAGTGGACGATCGTGGACCGCCGCGAGGAGACCCCCGACGTGGTGTCGCTCACCCTGCGGCCCGACGACGACGCACCCCTCCCCGAGGTCCGGCCCGGACAGTACGTCAGCGTCCGCATGCGCATGCCCGACGGAGTCCACCAGCTCCGCCAGTACTCCGTCTCCGGCGGAGACGAGCGGAGCAGGCGGATCACCGTCAAGCGGGTCCGCGGCGGCAGGGGAGCCCCCGACGGGGAGATGTCCACCCTGCTGCACGCCGACGCCCGCGTGGGCGACCGCCTCACCGTCTCCGCGCCCTTCGGCGACGTGGTCCTCACCGACGGCGACCGGCCGCTCGTGCTCGTCTCGGCGGGCATCGGCTGCACCCCCATCGTCGGCATGCTGCACCACCTCGCCGCCACCGGTGCCACCCGCCGGGTCCTGGCGCTGCACGCCGACCGCTCCCGCGACGCCCACGCGCTGCGCGAGGAGACCGCGGAGCTGGTCGACGCGCTGCCGCGGGCAGAGCGGATCGTCTGGTACGAGGAGGGCGACGGCGGCCGGACCGGCCGGATGGACCTGGGCGACGTCGAGATCCCCGCCGACGCCGAGGTCTACCTGTGCGGCCCGGTGCCCTTCATGCGCGACGCCCGCGCCCAGATCCTGGCCGCGGGTGTTTCCGCCAGGGCGGTCCACTACGAGGTGTTCGGCCCCGACCTGTGGCTCCCGGAGAGCTGA